A DNA window from Drosophila pseudoobscura strain MV-25-SWS-2005 chromosome 2, UCI_Dpse_MV25, whole genome shotgun sequence contains the following coding sequences:
- the LOC4801680 gene encoding 2,3-bisphosphoglycerate-dependent phosphoglycerate mutase isoform X3, protein MAIRKFLRSKLSQFKMKTNRLVLLRHGESEFNLENKFCGWHDAPLTENGEREACMVASPALLQSKLDFDVVYTSVLDRSKKSAELILSNMNRAYVPTKADWRLCERHYGNLTGFRKREIANIYGEDQVQAWRRGYDDVPPEINTENRYYYVIRNNPIFDDVPAGQFPMTESLGMCVDRVEPVWKEIKQEVLNGTRVLICVHGTVTRALVKHIEGVSKEAIQKVNIPNSIPRVYEFNMKTGELVGGPINLGDPEYIKKKTAQVAAIGD, encoded by the exons ATGGCTATCCGCAAGTTCTTGCGAAGCAAACT CTCCCAGTTCAAGATGAAGACGAATCGTCTGGTGTTGCTGCGACACGGTGAGAGCGAGTTCAATCTGGAGAACAAATTCTGCGGCTGGCACGATGCGCCACTCACTGAAAACG GTGAACGAGAGGCCTGCATGGTGGCCAGTCCAGCGCTCCTCCAGTCGAAACTGGATTTCGATGTGGTCTACACTTCGGTGTTGGACCGCTCCAAAAAGTCCGCCGAGCTAATACTGAGCAATATGAACCGCGCCTATGTGCCGACGAAGGCCGACTGGCGTCTGTGCGAGCGGCACTATGGGAATCTGACGGGCTTCAGGAAGCGCGAGATCGCGAATATCTATGGCGAGGATCAGGTGCAGGCCTGGCGACGCGGCTACGACGACGTCCCACCGGAAATTAATACGGAAAATCGGTACTACTACGTGATACGCAACAATCCCATTTTCGACGATGTGCCGGCGGGTCAGTTCCCGATGACAGAGTCCCTGGGAATGTGTGTGGATCGCGTGGAACCAGTCTGGAAGGAGATAAAGCAAGAGGTACTCAACGGCACTAGAGTCTTAATCTGTGTTCATGGAACGGTGACACGGGCCCTAGTCAAGCACATTGAAG GTGTCTCCAAAGAGGCCATCCAGAAAGTTAACATTCCCAACAGCATTCCCCGGGTGTACGAGTTCAACATGAAGACTGGGGAGCTGGTTGGCGGCCCCATCAACCTCGGTGACCCGGAGTATATCAAGAAAAAGACCGCCCAAGTGGCAGCCATCGGTGATTAA
- the LOC4801680 gene encoding 2,3-bisphosphoglycerate-dependent phosphoglycerate mutase isoform X5 yields MKTNRLVLLRHGESEFNLENKFCGWHDAPLTENGEREACMVASPALLQSKLDFDVVYTSVLDRSKKSAELILSNMNRAYVPTKADWRLCERHYGNLTGFRKREIANIYGEDQVQAWRRGYDDVPPEINTENRYYYVIRNNPIFDDVPAGQFPMTESLGMCVDRVEPVWKEIKQEVLNGTRVLICVHGTVTRALVKHIEGVSKEAIQKVNIPNSIPRVYEFNMKTGELVGGPINLGDPEYIKKKTAQVAAIGD; encoded by the exons ATGAAGACGAATCGTCTGGTGTTGCTGCGACACGGTGAGAGCGAGTTCAATCTGGAGAACAAATTCTGCGGCTGGCACGATGCGCCACTCACTGAAAACG GTGAACGAGAGGCCTGCATGGTGGCCAGTCCAGCGCTCCTCCAGTCGAAACTGGATTTCGATGTGGTCTACACTTCGGTGTTGGACCGCTCCAAAAAGTCCGCCGAGCTAATACTGAGCAATATGAACCGCGCCTATGTGCCGACGAAGGCCGACTGGCGTCTGTGCGAGCGGCACTATGGGAATCTGACGGGCTTCAGGAAGCGCGAGATCGCGAATATCTATGGCGAGGATCAGGTGCAGGCCTGGCGACGCGGCTACGACGACGTCCCACCGGAAATTAATACGGAAAATCGGTACTACTACGTGATACGCAACAATCCCATTTTCGACGATGTGCCGGCGGGTCAGTTCCCGATGACAGAGTCCCTGGGAATGTGTGTGGATCGCGTGGAACCAGTCTGGAAGGAGATAAAGCAAGAGGTACTCAACGGCACTAGAGTCTTAATCTGTGTTCATGGAACGGTGACACGGGCCCTAGTCAAGCACATTGAAG GTGTCTCCAAAGAGGCCATCCAGAAAGTTAACATTCCCAACAGCATTCCCCGGGTGTACGAGTTCAACATGAAGACTGGGGAGCTGGTTGGCGGCCCCATCAACCTCGGTGACCCGGAGTATATCAAGAAAAAGACCGCCCAAGTGGCAGCCATCGGTGATTAA
- the LOC4801679 gene encoding uncharacterized protein codes for MGNHIWGILLSLLLLEQMMPLSAAANLAQLVKKQSQQKQGQVAQPAQLQLQQQQLPQQQVHSQQYVQDALAESQELKSDEEEDHDPYQMLQEGKQESRLPASSNYPWSAYAGAQGMANPYESVPKMMPFIGYAQPVLIPFPLYIAPDMFYPAFPGATNDLEDVVMSRAAGGRRPAAPHSPSPARNSPIYYVRLPPTPYMFVPNMPPSPFGSGFSPLLTYQPMPSFSTFGSVFNLPVNFLANGKPSGIYQVNGSPSDLSQLSPGYGVRPPTPSNPFRPMSSPTAGYGPSQQGFGLASLPVPQHDSKLTSLKRPFVFNGRPEDIYILPNNLSPLYNDQSYY; via the coding sequence ATGGGCAACCACATTTGGGGCATACTCCtgagcctgctgctgctggaacaGATGATGCCGCTGTCCGCGGCTGCCAATCTCGCCCAGCTGGTGAAGAAGCAGAGCCAACAGAAGCAGGGGCAGGTGGCGCAGCCAGcacagctgcaactgcagcagcagcagctgccacagcagcaggtCCACTCACAGCAGTATGTCCAGGACGCGCTGGCCGAGTCGCAGGAGCTGAAgagcgacgaggaggaggaccacGATCCGTACCAGATGCTGCAGGAGGGCAAACAGGAGTCCCGGCTGCCGGCCTCCTCCAACTACCCCTGGAGCGCCTATGCCGGAGCACAGGGAATGGCGAATCCCTATGAGAGCGTGCCCAAGATGATGCCCTTCATTGGCTACGCCCAGCCCGTGCTCATCCCATTCCCGCTCTACATAGCCCCCGACATGTTCTATCCCGCCTTCCCTGGGGCCACCAACGACCTCGAGGATGTGGTTATGTCGCGTGCCGCTGGCGGACGTCGTCCGGCTGCACCTCATTCACCGTCCCCGGCCCGAAACTCGCCCATCTACTACGTCCGCCTGCCGCCCACGCCGTACATGTTCGTCCCGAACATGCCACCGAGCCCCTTTGGCAGCGGCTTCTCCCCGCTGCTCACCTACCAGCCGATGCCCTCGTTCTCCACCTTCGGATCCGTGTTCAATCTGCCCGTCAATTTCCTGGCCAACGGCAAGCCCAGCGGGATCTACCAGGTGAATGGATCGCCCAGCGACCTGAGCCAGTTGTCACCCGGCTACGGCGTGCGGCCGCCCACGCCCAGCAATCCCTTCCGGCCCATGTCCTCGCCGACCGCCGGCTACGGTCCCTCCCAGCAGGGATTCGGACTCGCCTCCCTGCCAGTCCCGCAGCACGACTCCAAGCTGACCTCGCTGAAGCGTCCGTTCGTGTTCAACGGCCGTCCCGAGGACATCTACATCCTGCCCAACAACCTAAGTCCGCTCTACAACGATCAGAGCTACTACTGA
- the LOC4801680 gene encoding 2,3-bisphosphoglycerate-dependent phosphoglycerate mutase isoform X1 → MNETSHEGGKGKRCIQCSQFKMKTNRLVLLRHGESEFNLENKFCGWHDAPLTENGEREACMVASPALLQSKLDFDVVYTSVLDRSKKSAELILSNMNRAYVPTKADWRLCERHYGNLTGFRKREIANIYGEDQVQAWRRGYDDVPPEINTENRYYYVIRNNPIFDDVPAGQFPMTESLGMCVDRVEPVWKEIKQEVLNGTRVLICVHGTVTRALVKHIEGVSKEAIQKVNIPNSIPRVYEFNMKTGELVGGPINLGDPEYIKKKTAQVAAIGD, encoded by the exons atgAACGAGACAAGCCATGAGGGAGGGAAGGGCAAAAGGTGTATACaatg CTCCCAGTTCAAGATGAAGACGAATCGTCTGGTGTTGCTGCGACACGGTGAGAGCGAGTTCAATCTGGAGAACAAATTCTGCGGCTGGCACGATGCGCCACTCACTGAAAACG GTGAACGAGAGGCCTGCATGGTGGCCAGTCCAGCGCTCCTCCAGTCGAAACTGGATTTCGATGTGGTCTACACTTCGGTGTTGGACCGCTCCAAAAAGTCCGCCGAGCTAATACTGAGCAATATGAACCGCGCCTATGTGCCGACGAAGGCCGACTGGCGTCTGTGCGAGCGGCACTATGGGAATCTGACGGGCTTCAGGAAGCGCGAGATCGCGAATATCTATGGCGAGGATCAGGTGCAGGCCTGGCGACGCGGCTACGACGACGTCCCACCGGAAATTAATACGGAAAATCGGTACTACTACGTGATACGCAACAATCCCATTTTCGACGATGTGCCGGCGGGTCAGTTCCCGATGACAGAGTCCCTGGGAATGTGTGTGGATCGCGTGGAACCAGTCTGGAAGGAGATAAAGCAAGAGGTACTCAACGGCACTAGAGTCTTAATCTGTGTTCATGGAACGGTGACACGGGCCCTAGTCAAGCACATTGAAG GTGTCTCCAAAGAGGCCATCCAGAAAGTTAACATTCCCAACAGCATTCCCCGGGTGTACGAGTTCAACATGAAGACTGGGGAGCTGGTTGGCGGCCCCATCAACCTCGGTGACCCGGAGTATATCAAGAAAAAGACCGCCCAAGTGGCAGCCATCGGTGATTAA
- the LOC4801680 gene encoding 2,3-bisphosphoglycerate-dependent phosphoglycerate mutase isoform X4, whose translation MSSQFKMKTNRLVLLRHGESEFNLENKFCGWHDAPLTENGEREACMVASPALLQSKLDFDVVYTSVLDRSKKSAELILSNMNRAYVPTKADWRLCERHYGNLTGFRKREIANIYGEDQVQAWRRGYDDVPPEINTENRYYYVIRNNPIFDDVPAGQFPMTESLGMCVDRVEPVWKEIKQEVLNGTRVLICVHGTVTRALVKHIEGVSKEAIQKVNIPNSIPRVYEFNMKTGELVGGPINLGDPEYIKKKTAQVAAIGD comes from the exons ATGAG CTCCCAGTTCAAGATGAAGACGAATCGTCTGGTGTTGCTGCGACACGGTGAGAGCGAGTTCAATCTGGAGAACAAATTCTGCGGCTGGCACGATGCGCCACTCACTGAAAACG GTGAACGAGAGGCCTGCATGGTGGCCAGTCCAGCGCTCCTCCAGTCGAAACTGGATTTCGATGTGGTCTACACTTCGGTGTTGGACCGCTCCAAAAAGTCCGCCGAGCTAATACTGAGCAATATGAACCGCGCCTATGTGCCGACGAAGGCCGACTGGCGTCTGTGCGAGCGGCACTATGGGAATCTGACGGGCTTCAGGAAGCGCGAGATCGCGAATATCTATGGCGAGGATCAGGTGCAGGCCTGGCGACGCGGCTACGACGACGTCCCACCGGAAATTAATACGGAAAATCGGTACTACTACGTGATACGCAACAATCCCATTTTCGACGATGTGCCGGCGGGTCAGTTCCCGATGACAGAGTCCCTGGGAATGTGTGTGGATCGCGTGGAACCAGTCTGGAAGGAGATAAAGCAAGAGGTACTCAACGGCACTAGAGTCTTAATCTGTGTTCATGGAACGGTGACACGGGCCCTAGTCAAGCACATTGAAG GTGTCTCCAAAGAGGCCATCCAGAAAGTTAACATTCCCAACAGCATTCCCCGGGTGTACGAGTTCAACATGAAGACTGGGGAGCTGGTTGGCGGCCCCATCAACCTCGGTGACCCGGAGTATATCAAGAAAAAGACCGCCCAAGTGGCAGCCATCGGTGATTAA
- the LOC4801680 gene encoding 2,3-bisphosphoglycerate-dependent phosphoglycerate mutase isoform X2, translated as MECRKTVLERRMSRAKQKKMNETSHEGGKGKSSQFKMKTNRLVLLRHGESEFNLENKFCGWHDAPLTENGEREACMVASPALLQSKLDFDVVYTSVLDRSKKSAELILSNMNRAYVPTKADWRLCERHYGNLTGFRKREIANIYGEDQVQAWRRGYDDVPPEINTENRYYYVIRNNPIFDDVPAGQFPMTESLGMCVDRVEPVWKEIKQEVLNGTRVLICVHGTVTRALVKHIEGVSKEAIQKVNIPNSIPRVYEFNMKTGELVGGPINLGDPEYIKKKTAQVAAIGD; from the exons ATGGAATGCAGGAAAACAGTGCTGGAGAGGAGAATGAGccgagcaaaacaaaagaagatgAACGAGACAAGCCATGAGGGAGGGAAGGGCAAAAG CTCCCAGTTCAAGATGAAGACGAATCGTCTGGTGTTGCTGCGACACGGTGAGAGCGAGTTCAATCTGGAGAACAAATTCTGCGGCTGGCACGATGCGCCACTCACTGAAAACG GTGAACGAGAGGCCTGCATGGTGGCCAGTCCAGCGCTCCTCCAGTCGAAACTGGATTTCGATGTGGTCTACACTTCGGTGTTGGACCGCTCCAAAAAGTCCGCCGAGCTAATACTGAGCAATATGAACCGCGCCTATGTGCCGACGAAGGCCGACTGGCGTCTGTGCGAGCGGCACTATGGGAATCTGACGGGCTTCAGGAAGCGCGAGATCGCGAATATCTATGGCGAGGATCAGGTGCAGGCCTGGCGACGCGGCTACGACGACGTCCCACCGGAAATTAATACGGAAAATCGGTACTACTACGTGATACGCAACAATCCCATTTTCGACGATGTGCCGGCGGGTCAGTTCCCGATGACAGAGTCCCTGGGAATGTGTGTGGATCGCGTGGAACCAGTCTGGAAGGAGATAAAGCAAGAGGTACTCAACGGCACTAGAGTCTTAATCTGTGTTCATGGAACGGTGACACGGGCCCTAGTCAAGCACATTGAAG GTGTCTCCAAAGAGGCCATCCAGAAAGTTAACATTCCCAACAGCATTCCCCGGGTGTACGAGTTCAACATGAAGACTGGGGAGCTGGTTGGCGGCCCCATCAACCTCGGTGACCCGGAGTATATCAAGAAAAAGACCGCCCAAGTGGCAGCCATCGGTGATTAA
- the CAH8 gene encoding carbonic anhydrase 15, translated as MHFPAFDDFYQRLLFLLPFATNFGTVERKFSYVDSTKWHETFPLCGGAEQSPIAISRHKVIPIGLPPLQFAGYDELFQDLLRIQNSGHTVNFSIPPTVFGERPSVTGGLLQDFYEAREVHFHWGSQQSKGSEHLLNGRRYDLEMHIVHRNTKYSTTEEARNNTDGLAVLAVLFKVVRTGPSFYQPGLTEIFGSLLHLGDFNSTYVPPVLITLGSLLSNLDRGNFYCYKGSLTTPPCSPSVLWHVFAEVLPISHQDLPKFWQLRNRHGRPLLNNFRPLQSQETRQVFHRRPADQWLWI; from the exons atgcattttcctgCTTTTGATGACTTCTATCAGCGActtttgtttctgctgccgTTTGCAACGA ATTTTGGTACTGTAGAGCGAAAATTCAGCTACGTTGATTCCACCAAATGGCATGAAACGTTTCCCCTCTGTGGCGGGGCAGAGCAGTCGCCGATTGCCATCAGTAGACACAAGGTGATACCCATTGGCCTGCCTCCCTTGCAATTCGCTGGCTACGACGAGCTGTTCCAAGATCTCTTGAGAATACAAAACTCAGGACATACAG ttaatttttCCATTCCTCCCACGGTCTTTGGGGAGCGTCCCTCTGTGACTGGCGGCCTGCTGCAGGACTTTTACGAGGCCAGGGAGGTGCACTTCCACTGGGGCTCACAGCAGAGCAAGGGCTCAGAGCATTTGCTCAATGGCCGGAGGTACGATCTGGAAATGCATATTGTGCATCGCAACACCAAGTACAGCACCACTGAGGAGGCACGAAACAACACCGATGGCCTGGCTGTGCTGGCAGTGCTCTTCAAGGTGGTTCGG ACAGGGCCCTCCTTCTACCAGCCAGGACTCACCGAGATCTTTGGATCGCTGCTGCACCTGGGAGACTTCAACAGCACCTATGTACCTCCAGTTCTGATCACACTCGGATCGCTCTTGAGCAATCTGGATCGGGGGAACTTTTACTGCTACAAGGGTTCGCTGACAACGCCCCCCTGTTCGCCCTCTGTGCTGTGGCACGTGTTTGCCGAGGTGCTGCCCATCTCCCACCAGGATCTGCCAAAGTTCTGGCAACTGCGGAACCGCCATGGCCGACCATTGCTCAACAACTTCCGGCCACTACAGTCGCAGGAGACGCGACAGGTCTTCCATCGGCGGCCAGCAGATCAGTGGCTCTGGATATAA